The Bacillus horti genome includes a window with the following:
- a CDS encoding non-ribosomal peptide synthetase: MEGLQIKNIYPLTPMQEGMLYHSLLNPNSPEYFQQMSLHIIGHVDHIVLKETMNKLIERYEALRTIFLYEDVEEPLQVALQKRDVELHVEDISHLGLDESRQYVHQFEALDREKGFDLSSDKLMRISLLHQGNDQYTMIWSFHHIIMDGWCIGIIVDDFFSIYQSLTLGSAPQLGPVYPYSNYIAWLEQQDKALAKGYWKSYLDGFEQISPVPKKRYNTKSFSAHENRTFEFSLDVPTHIIEDMSRQFGVTLSSVIQSVWGILLQHYNATDDVVFGTVVSGRPADVVGVEKMVGLFINTIPVRVKGEGTQTFKEVIQQVQHDLLQSNEHSFYPLADIQAETDHKSELIQSLVAFENYPIDEELRHSKKGLPFDIDNVKVFEQSSYGFNLSIVPGDVLTIRLNYSIIEYDTSFIEKIANHFNRVIRYGLDNPDIELRDICLLGQEEERQILIDFNQTSGDYPREQTLHALFHEQVEKYPDRVAVVFEGETLTYKELNRKANQVARVLRAQGVEPNDLVGIMADRSLEMIIGLVGVLKSGGAYVPIDPDYPEERISFILENSNSRYLLTQHHLLSKIKFSGVTLNLGSEELYSGPTENLDEVNQSSDLAYMMYTSGSTGQPKGTLTRHYNISRLVKNTNYIQLEADDCILQLSSFSFDGSTFDIFGALLNGARLVLLRKENLLDLKQLSDTIRQEGITVFFITTALFNALVEESIESLNNIRKVFFGGEKTSKYHVEKAIHYLGPNRVVNVYGPTESTVFALYEPINEWDDQVENVPIGRPISHTTALILDKNNHLSPIGVIGELCLGGEGLAKGYWQNESLTRERFIANPYQPEGVLYKTGDLARWLPDGRIEYWGRMDQQIKLRGFRIELDEIKQHLLRFDGVSEATVVVRNDKQEHSYLCAYFVFEETRKPSVSSLKESLAEKLPAYMLPAYYVQLDSLPLTANGKINGKALPEPEVSYAQLEQKSTPVSEWEQGLASIWEDVLGIEGVGQKDHFFDCGGHSLKATILASRINKHFNIEFPLRAIFEHATLQKMAAYIQELEGKSFLPIEPVEQREFYPVSPAQKRMYVVSQLDTMGISYNIPIVLHIKGELDLARLEKAFLLLLQRHEALRTSFEMLGEELVQKVHPVPDFKLNVIQGRATRSAVKDQIQPFDFTKAPLFRVGVIQESLQEHVLVLDMHHIISDGVSLNLLVKELSAFYKEETLPEVRLQYKDYTQWQYQNQSKVRDEQKHYWTNKFTGNIPVLDFPTDYVRPPVQTFEGRQIHFELGREGTARLKRSLQQDGVTLYMILLSAYSVLLMKYTGQEEMVVGSPVAGRRHTDTQEIIGLFVNTLALRLYPEKKLGFGDVLQAVKEEVIHAFEHQEYPLEELLDQLDIRRDLSRNPLFNTSFTLQNMEMTDWQLGGLEITPYDHGHSVSKFDFLLAANESDEKLLFSLEYNTQLFSRITMEQMSQHFLAILESVSNNPELKLAEINMLTDQESKYLVSQFNPEPIGFPEQAIHVLFEEQVRQRPAQEAIRFGQQSLTYQELNDKANQIAHALRARGVQREELVGI, encoded by the coding sequence GTGGAAGGTCTACAAATTAAAAATATCTATCCGCTTACTCCCATGCAGGAAGGGATGCTATATCATTCCTTATTAAATCCGAATAGTCCAGAATACTTTCAGCAGATGTCTCTCCATATCATTGGTCATGTTGATCATATTGTCCTTAAGGAAACTATGAATAAGCTGATTGAGAGGTATGAAGCGTTAAGAACGATTTTTCTCTATGAGGACGTTGAAGAGCCCTTGCAGGTTGCTTTGCAGAAAAGGGATGTAGAGCTGCATGTTGAGGATATTTCTCACCTAGGGCTGGATGAGAGTAGACAATATGTCCATCAATTTGAGGCACTTGATCGAGAGAAAGGCTTTGATCTTTCTAGTGATAAATTGATGCGGATCTCCTTGCTCCATCAGGGTAACGATCAATATACAATGATTTGGAGCTTTCACCATATTATTATGGATGGCTGGTGCATAGGAATTATTGTTGATGATTTCTTCTCGATTTATCAATCTTTGACTCTAGGTTCAGCTCCACAGTTGGGCCCAGTCTATCCCTACAGTAACTATATAGCATGGCTTGAGCAGCAAGATAAGGCTTTGGCAAAAGGCTACTGGAAATCATATCTAGACGGCTTTGAACAAATCTCACCCGTACCAAAGAAACGGTATAATACAAAATCTTTTTCAGCACATGAGAATCGAACGTTTGAGTTTTCTTTAGATGTCCCTACTCATATCATAGAGGATATGTCTAGGCAGTTCGGTGTTACTTTAAGCAGTGTTATTCAAAGTGTCTGGGGGATTCTGCTACAGCATTATAATGCTACAGATGATGTTGTATTTGGTACTGTGGTGTCTGGTAGACCAGCAGATGTTGTTGGTGTAGAAAAAATGGTTGGATTATTCATTAATACAATTCCTGTTCGGGTTAAAGGAGAGGGAACGCAGACCTTTAAAGAAGTTATTCAACAGGTACAGCATGACCTTTTGCAGTCAAATGAGCATTCCTTCTATCCATTAGCTGATATTCAAGCGGAAACAGATCATAAGTCAGAGCTCATTCAAAGCCTAGTAGCATTTGAAAACTACCCCATTGATGAGGAGCTTAGGCATTCAAAAAAGGGGCTTCCCTTTGATATTGATAATGTAAAGGTCTTTGAGCAGAGTAGCTACGGTTTTAACCTAAGTATAGTACCTGGGGACGTTTTAACTATTCGCTTAAATTATAGCATTATAGAATATGACACATCTTTTATCGAAAAAATAGCAAATCATTTTAATAGAGTCATCCGTTATGGATTAGATAACCCTGATATAGAGCTACGAGACATATGCTTGTTAGGTCAGGAAGAGGAAAGACAAATTCTAATTGATTTTAATCAGACGTCCGGTGACTATCCGAGAGAGCAAACTCTACATGCTTTGTTCCATGAGCAAGTAGAGAAGTACCCAGATCGGGTAGCGGTTGTTTTTGAGGGTGAAACATTGACCTATAAAGAGCTAAATAGAAAAGCAAATCAAGTGGCTAGAGTATTAAGAGCTCAGGGAGTGGAGCCTAATGACTTAGTGGGAATTATGGCTGATCGTTCCTTGGAAATGATTATTGGTCTAGTCGGGGTGTTGAAATCCGGTGGAGCCTATGTTCCTATTGATCCTGATTATCCAGAAGAGCGTATTTCCTTTATTTTGGAGAATAGCAACAGTAGATATTTGCTGACACAACACCATTTGCTTTCCAAGATCAAGTTTTCTGGAGTTACGCTGAATCTTGGATCAGAAGAACTGTATAGTGGACCTACTGAAAATTTAGACGAAGTGAATCAATCAAGTGATTTAGCTTACATGATGTATACGTCTGGTTCAACCGGTCAGCCAAAGGGAACCTTAACTCGTCATTACAATATTAGTCGACTAGTTAAAAATACAAATTATATACAGCTTGAGGCAGATGACTGTATTTTGCAATTATCTAGCTTTTCCTTTGATGGCTCAACCTTTGATATTTTTGGTGCTCTTTTAAATGGTGCTAGATTAGTTTTGCTAAGAAAAGAAAATCTCTTAGATTTAAAGCAGCTATCAGATACGATTCGGCAGGAAGGAATTACGGTATTCTTTATCACAACCGCTTTATTTAACGCATTGGTTGAAGAAAGCATTGAAAGTTTAAATAACATCAGAAAAGTATTCTTTGGTGGAGAAAAAACATCAAAGTATCATGTGGAAAAGGCAATTCACTACTTAGGGCCAAACCGAGTAGTCAATGTGTATGGTCCTACTGAAAGTACTGTTTTTGCTCTTTATGAACCAATTAATGAATGGGATGACCAAGTGGAAAATGTTCCTATTGGACGACCTATTAGCCATACAACCGCTCTAATTCTAGACAAAAATAATCACTTGTCACCAATTGGAGTTATCGGAGAGCTTTGTCTTGGTGGAGAGGGATTAGCAAAAGGATATTGGCAGAATGAAAGTCTTACTAGAGAAAGGTTTATAGCGAACCCTTATCAGCCAGAAGGTGTTTTATATAAAACTGGGGATTTAGCACGTTGGCTACCTGATGGTCGAATTGAATATTGGGGCCGGATGGATCAGCAAATAAAGCTTCGTGGATTCAGAATTGAACTGGATGAAATCAAGCAGCATTTGCTTCGATTTGATGGAGTAAGTGAGGCAACGGTTGTGGTTCGAAATGATAAGCAGGAGCATAGCTATCTTTGTGCTTATTTTGTGTTTGAAGAGACAAGGAAACCTTCAGTATCTTCCTTAAAGGAAAGCTTAGCGGAAAAGCTTCCTGCTTACATGCTTCCCGCATACTATGTCCAACTGGATTCTCTTCCATTAACAGCAAATGGAAAGATTAATGGGAAGGCTTTGCCCGAGCCTGAAGTCAGCTATGCTCAGTTGGAGCAGAAGAGCACACCTGTTAGCGAATGGGAGCAGGGGTTAGCTAGTATTTGGGAGGATGTTTTAGGAATTGAAGGAGTAGGACAAAAGGATCACTTTTTTGATTGTGGTGGACATTCTCTAAAGGCTACGATTCTGGCATCTCGTATTAATAAGCACTTTAATATTGAGTTTCCTTTAAGAGCTATTTTTGAGCATGCTACCCTACAAAAGATGGCAGCCTATATTCAGGAGCTAGAGGGCAAGAGTTTTTTACCTATTGAACCAGTGGAGCAGAGGGAATTTTATCCTGTTTCTCCTGCTCAAAAACGAATGTACGTTGTTAGCCAGTTAGACACTATGGGGATTAGCTACAATATTCCAATTGTCTTACATATAAAAGGTGAGCTTGATTTAGCTCGTTTAGAGAAAGCATTTCTATTACTCCTACAGCGTCATGAAGCATTAAGAACAAGCTTTGAAATGCTAGGAGAAGAGCTCGTTCAAAAAGTTCATCCGGTACCAGATTTTAAACTAAATGTTATTCAAGGAAGGGCTACTCGTTCAGCTGTTAAAGACCAGATTCAACCGTTTGATTTTACAAAAGCTCCACTGTTTAGGGTCGGGGTTATTCAGGAATCCTTACAGGAGCATGTGTTAGTTTTGGACATGCATCACATTATTTCTGACGGTGTGTCTTTAAATCTACTTGTTAAGGAGCTTTCAGCTTTCTATAAAGAAGAAACATTACCCGAGGTTCGTCTTCAATATAAGGACTATACGCAATGGCAGTACCAAAATCAGAGTAAAGTTCGGGATGAACAGAAGCATTACTGGACGAATAAATTCACAGGAAACATCCCGGTTCTAGATTTTCCAACGGATTATGTGAGGCCTCCTGTACAGACCTTTGAGGGCAGGCAAATTCATTTTGAGCTAGGCAGAGAGGGCACGGCCAGGTTAAAGAGGAGCTTGCAGCAGGATGGTGTGACACTGTATATGATTTTATTATCCGCATATAGTGTTCTCCTTATGAAATACACGGGTCAGGAAGAAATGGTTGTAGGCTCTCCTGTTGCTGGAAGGCGTCATACGGACACACAGGAAATCATTGGTCTGTTTGTGAACACATTAGCATTACGGCTGTACCCTGAGAAAAAGTTAGGCTTCGGTGACGTCCTACAGGCGGTTAAGGAAGAGGTTATTCATGCTTTTGAGCATCAGGAGTATCCACTGGAGGAGCTGCTTGATCAGTTAGATATTCGGCGTGATTTAAGTAGAAATCCATTATTTAATACTAGCTTTACTTTGCAAAATATGGAGATGACCGATTGGCAACTTGGTGGTTTAGAGATCACTCCGTATGATCATGGACATTCGGTTTCAAAATTTGATTTTTTACTTGCTGCTAATGAAAGCGATGAAAAGCTATTATTCTCTCTTGAATATAATACACAGCTTTTCTCCAGGATAACAATGGAACAAATGAGCCAGCATTTTCTTGCTATCTTAGAAAGTGTTTCTAACAATCCTGAGCTAAAGCTTGCTGAGATCAATATGCTTACTGATCAGGAGAGTAAGTATCTAGTGTCACAATTTAATCCAGAGCCGATTGGTTTTCCCGAGCAAGCGATCCATGTTCTGTTTGAAGAGCAGGTACGTCAGCGCCCAGCACAGGAGGCGATTCGATTCGGTCAACAGAGCCTGACCTATCAGGAGCTGAACGACAAAGCGAATCAAATAGCTCACGCTCTAAGAGCCCGAGGTGTGCAGCGGGAGGAGCTTGTAGGCATCAT